One region of Candidatus Bipolaricaulota bacterium genomic DNA includes:
- a CDS encoding DUF364 domain-containing protein: protein MIVDRLLETARPELRQRRIADVRIGLGYTAVLLDDGACGLAGTVTEGTSSCCTYLERAGELLGKQADEVAEYVLVPDPIAATVGMATLNGVLNRDGAPSPDPLTVLPIDGATVGMVGWFEPFIPAIERRAKDLYVFERRKLAPNVLPDWAAERILPRCDVVILTAIAFINSTIDHLLELVQGKEVAIIGPTTPMAPLLGEYGVRHLFGSIVTDPSKVLTIVSQAGGTQRFKEATKKVYRRL, encoded by the coding sequence ATGATCGTCGACAGGCTTCTGGAGACGGCGCGCCCCGAGCTGCGGCAGCGGCGGATCGCCGATGTCAGGATCGGCCTCGGCTACACCGCCGTTCTGCTCGACGATGGAGCGTGCGGGCTCGCCGGTACGGTCACTGAGGGGACGAGCTCCTGCTGCACCTACCTGGAGCGGGCCGGGGAGCTGCTCGGTAAACAGGCGGACGAGGTGGCGGAATACGTCCTCGTTCCGGATCCGATTGCAGCCACGGTCGGGATGGCGACGCTGAACGGGGTGCTCAACCGCGACGGGGCCCCGAGCCCTGATCCGCTTACGGTCCTCCCGATCGATGGAGCGACGGTGGGGATGGTCGGCTGGTTCGAGCCGTTCATCCCGGCGATCGAGCGGCGGGCTAAAGATCTCTACGTGTTCGAGCGGCGCAAGCTCGCGCCGAACGTGCTCCCCGACTGGGCGGCGGAACGCATCCTGCCGCGGTGCGACGTGGTGATCCTGACCGCGATTGCGTTCATCAACAGCACGATCGACCACCTCCTCGAGCTGGTGCAGGGGAAGGAGGTGGCGATCATCGGGCCGACGACCCCGATGGCGCCGCTCCTCGGGGAGTATGGAGTGCGGCACCTGTTCGGATCGATCGTGACCGATCCAAGCAAGGTTCTGACGATCGTGAGCCAGGCCGGCGGGACGCAGCGGTTTAAGGAAGCGACGAAGAAGGTCTATCGACGACTTTAA